The Penaeus chinensis breed Huanghai No. 1 chromosome 39, ASM1920278v2, whole genome shotgun sequence genome has a segment encoding these proteins:
- the LOC125046633 gene encoding techylectin-5A-like, giving the protein MSPTAIVSLVFLVTLATTEGLAGNGTVLAGFPALGHRFRNCHEVQQAIAGSADGVYVIFPYDCCPGRPVRVWCDMTTDGGGWTLIQRRDDYAEQEDFFRTWTEYVLGFGNIAKDHWLGLDHIHALTSQSLSQIRFDLADFEGDSRWAKYDFFYVHDKDNSYKLEVNSYSGDATDSFTTHSGNRFSTKDRDHDLADSNCAQVYKGAWWYSKCHSTNLNGFYYRGHHESYADGINWVHWHGHHYSLKTVTMKIKPKF; this is encoded by the exons ATGAGCCCAACGGCAATAGTAAGCTTGGTGTTCCTGGTGACCTTGGCGACGACGGAGGGCCTCGCGGGAAACGGAACCGTGCTGGCGGGCTTCCCGGCCCTGGGCCATCGCTTCCGGAACTGCCACGAGGTGCAGCAGGCCATCGCCGGCAGCGCCGACGGCGTGTACGTGATCTTCCCTTACGACTGCTGCCCCGGGCGGCCCGTGCGCGTGTGGTGCGACATGACGACCGACGGCGGCGGCTGGACGCTCATCCAGCGGCGCGACGACTACGCTGAGCAGGAGGACTTCTTCCGGACGTGGACCGAGTACGTCCTCGGCTTCGGCAACATCGCCAAGGACCACTGGCTCGGCCTCGACCACATCCACGCACTCACGAGCCAGAGCCTGAGCCAGATCCGCTTCGACCTGGCCGACTTCGAGGGCGACTCCCGCTGGGCCAAGTACGACTTCTTCTACGTGCACGACAAGGACAACTCCTACAAGCTCGAAGTGAACTCCTACAGTGGCGATGCCACAGACTCCTTCACTACGCACAGCGGGAATAGGTTTTCCACCAAGGATCGCGACCATGACCTGGCGGATTCAAACTGCGCACAAGT GTACAAGGGCGCTTGGTGGTACTCGAAATGTCACTCGACGAATCTCAACGGCTTCTACTACAGGGGACACCACGAGTCATATGCAGATGGAATTAACTGGGTTCACTGGCACGGGCACCATTACTCCTTGAAGACAGTGACCATGAAGATCAAACCAAAATTCTAA